TCCAGGTCGGATACGACGGAACCACCGTGTGCCGAGACGTCGACCTCGAGGTTCCCGCCGGCTCCTACACCGCGATCATCGGCCCGAACGCGTGCGGCAAGTCCACGCTCCTTCGTGCGGTGGCTCGTCTGCTGCCGGTCAAAGCCGGGTCAGTGATTCTCAGCGGCCGCGACATCACCACCATCCCGACCCGGGCCATCGCGAAAGAACTCGGGCTGCTTCCGCAGTCGTCCACCGCGCCGGAGGGAATCACCGTGTCCGACCTCGTCGGCCGAGGTCGATACCCGCACCAGCGCATGTTCGACCGTTGGTCGCGCGACGACGAGAAGGCAGTGACCGAGGCCCTCGAAGCGACTGCGACGACCGACTTGGCAGATCGTCTCGTCGACGAGTTGTCCGGTGGACAACGCCAGCGGGTGTGGCTCGCGATGGTGCTCGCCCAGCAGACGCCGGCCCTCCTGCTCGATGAGCCGACGACGTTCCTGGACATCGCTCACCAGTACGGTCTGCTCGAGCTGTTCGACCGGCTGCGAACCGATCACGGCAGGACCATCGTCGTGGTTCTGCATGATCTCAATCAGGCGGCTCGCTACGCCGATCACCTGATCGTCATGAAGAACGGTCGTGTGGTCGCGTCAGGCGACCCGGCCGAAGTCATCACCGCCGAACTCGTCGAGTCCGTGTACGGACTGCGGTGCCGCGTCGAACCCGATCCCGAGACTGGCGCGCCCATGGTCATCGCCCGTGCCGGACGCTGTGTGGTGTGAGTGTTGAGGCGCCGTCAGCGCCGACCGACCGTGCTTGCGTCCTGCCTGTGACCTGACGCCCCACAGTCGTCGAGGGAGACCTCGTGCGTCCGCGATTCGTCGCCGACACTTGACATACTCCCTTCGCAACCTCATTCTGAACAACATTCATTATCGATGAACACAGTTCAGAATGAGGTTGAAGATGAGTTCTCGGAATAGGGAACACCGTGACGGCAAACGCCGCGCACATGCGGTCAACATGCGGTCGGTCACTGCCTTCGCGATGGCCGCAGCCGTCTGTCTCCGCTTCGTTGCCCCTGAGGCCCAGGTGCAGGCCGCACCTTTCAATTACGTGTCAGCGGGCGCCGTCGACGCCGCCCAGCCCGGCCAGCCGTTCGGCTCGCGCACTCTCCGATATCACGTCGCGGGCGTGGCAACCCCGGTCCGGGTGCTCCAGGTCGCCTACCGCTCGA
This genomic window from Gordonia sp. PDNC005 contains:
- a CDS encoding ABC transporter ATP-binding protein, which gives rise to MTESLISINGVQVGYDGTTVCRDVDLEVPAGSYTAIIGPNACGKSTLLRAVARLLPVKAGSVILSGRDITTIPTRAIAKELGLLPQSSTAPEGITVSDLVGRGRYPHQRMFDRWSRDDEKAVTEALEATATTDLADRLVDELSGGQRQRVWLAMVLAQQTPALLLDEPTTFLDIAHQYGLLELFDRLRTDHGRTIVVVLHDLNQAARYADHLIVMKNGRVVASGDPAEVITAELVESVYGLRCRVEPDPETGAPMVIARAGRCVV